One region of Campylobacter concisus genomic DNA includes:
- the nifJ gene encoding pyruvate:ferredoxin (flavodoxin) oxidoreductase: MAKIMKTMDGNEAAAHAAYAFTEVAGIYPITPSSPMADYTDMWAAQGKKNLFGMPVKVVEMQSEGGAAGTVHGSLQVGALTTTYTASQGLLLKIPNMYKIAGQLLPGVIHVSARSIAAQALSIFGDHQDIYACRQTGFAMLASGSVQEVMDIAGVAHLAAIKGRVPFLHFFDGFRTSHEIQKVEVLDYAHFDRLLDREALQKFRDEALSPENPKTRGTAQNDDIYFQTRELANRYYDAVPDIVAEYLKEISKITGRDYKPFNYYGDPHATRIVVAMGSVTQTLEEVVDHLRAKDEKVGVLKVHLYRPFSLKYLFDVMPETVEKIAVLDRTKEPGSLGEPLYLDVKAAFYGRKNQPVIVGGRYGLSSKDVDPAQMLAVFENLNLIEPKNGFTVGIEDDVTFTSLKVGEKISLSDASVKECLFYGLGADGTVGANKNSIKIIGDKTELYAQAYFAYDSKKSGGYTRSHLRFGKNPIRSTYLVSNPHFVACSVAAYLEIYDVIDGIREGGTFLLNSIWDAEQTVAKLPNKVKKILAEKRVNFYIINATKLAREIGLKNRTNTIMQSAFFKLADIIPFADAQKYMKEYAHKAYAKKGEAIVEMNYKAIDMGADGLVKVEVDPSWANLTDEANAEEKYVGDEFIEKIVKPINAARGDSLPVSAFVGFEDGHFKSGTTQYEKRGIGVMVPKWIEGNCIQCNQCAFVCPHAVIRPFLIDENELAAAPQTVQDHVLDAKGKEVKGLKYKIQVSPLDCTGCELCAQICPSKEKSLVMVPLAEEMERHEQENADYLFKKVTYKDDLMSKDSVKGVGFAQPLFEFHGACPGCGETPYIGLVTRLFGDRMIVANATGCSSIYGGSAPSTPYTTNKEGKGVAWANSLFEDNAEFGMGMNVAVETLRHRIEDVMLRTKDTAPNALAALYSDWIAYKNDGEKTTQIAKILTPVLEQNLSVPGVKEILELKRYLVKKSQWIIGGDGWAYDIGFGGLDHVLASGENVNVLVLDTEVYSNTGGQSSKSSRAGSIAQFTASGKPMQKKDLGYIAMTYGNIFVAQINSNASQANTIKAIAAAEAYDGPSLVIAYSPCIAHGIKGGMAYSGDQGELATKCGYWPTYVYDPRLIKEGKNPLKMTSKEPDWSLYEEFLLNEVRYNSLKKTNPQHADELLAKNKADAQRRYRQLKRLSLADFSDEIESSAPESAEDTSAGTAAE; encoded by the coding sequence ATGGCTAAAATAATGAAAACTATGGACGGAAACGAGGCTGCGGCGCACGCGGCTTATGCATTTACGGAGGTTGCGGGCATCTACCCGATCACTCCTAGCTCGCCGATGGCTGATTACACCGATATGTGGGCGGCTCAGGGCAAGAAAAATTTATTCGGCATGCCGGTTAAAGTCGTCGAAATGCAAAGCGAGGGCGGAGCTGCGGGCACCGTGCACGGCTCGCTGCAAGTAGGCGCCCTAACTACGACATACACGGCTTCTCAAGGTCTACTTCTAAAAATCCCAAATATGTACAAAATCGCAGGCCAGCTGCTGCCGGGCGTCATCCACGTTAGCGCGCGCTCCATCGCGGCCCAGGCGCTTTCAATCTTTGGCGATCATCAGGATATTTATGCCTGTCGCCAAACGGGATTTGCAATGCTGGCAAGCGGCTCCGTGCAAGAGGTCATGGATATCGCCGGCGTCGCGCATCTAGCGGCGATCAAGGGTCGCGTGCCGTTTTTGCACTTTTTCGACGGATTTCGCACGAGCCACGAAATACAAAAGGTCGAGGTGCTTGACTACGCGCACTTTGATAGACTTCTTGACCGCGAGGCGCTACAAAAATTTAGAGACGAGGCGCTAAGTCCAGAAAACCCGAAAACTCGCGGCACGGCTCAAAACGACGACATCTACTTCCAGACGCGCGAGCTAGCTAACCGCTACTACGACGCGGTGCCTGATATCGTGGCCGAGTATCTAAAAGAAATTTCAAAAATCACGGGACGCGATTATAAGCCGTTTAATTATTACGGCGATCCGCACGCTACGCGCATCGTAGTTGCGATGGGTTCGGTAACGCAGACGCTCGAAGAGGTCGTCGATCACCTACGCGCAAAGGACGAAAAAGTAGGCGTGCTAAAGGTACATCTATACCGTCCGTTTAGCCTAAAATACCTCTTTGACGTGATGCCTGAGACGGTAGAAAAGATCGCCGTACTAGACCGCACCAAAGAGCCTGGAAGCCTCGGCGAGCCGCTATATCTGGACGTCAAGGCTGCGTTTTACGGACGCAAAAATCAGCCCGTGATAGTAGGCGGCCGCTACGGTCTGAGCTCAAAAGACGTCGATCCTGCGCAAATGCTGGCGGTTTTTGAGAATTTAAATTTAATTGAACCCAAAAACGGCTTTACCGTCGGTATCGAGGACGACGTGACCTTCACCTCGCTAAAAGTCGGCGAGAAAATTTCGCTAAGCGACGCAAGCGTGAAAGAGTGCCTATTTTACGGCCTTGGCGCGGACGGTACCGTGGGAGCCAATAAAAACTCCATCAAAATCATCGGCGATAAAACCGAGCTCTATGCGCAGGCGTATTTTGCCTACGACAGCAAAAAATCAGGCGGCTATACGCGCTCGCATCTGCGTTTCGGCAAAAACCCTATCCGCTCGACCTACCTCGTCTCAAATCCTCACTTCGTAGCCTGCTCGGTTGCGGCGTATCTTGAAATTTACGATGTTATAGACGGTATCCGCGAGGGTGGGACATTCCTGCTAAACTCGATCTGGGACGCCGAGCAGACGGTCGCTAAACTGCCGAATAAAGTAAAGAAAATTTTAGCCGAGAAAAGAGTAAATTTCTACATCATCAACGCCACCAAGCTAGCTCGCGAGATCGGGCTAAAAAACCGCACGAATACCATCATGCAGTCGGCGTTTTTTAAGCTTGCGGACATCATCCCGTTTGCCGACGCGCAAAAATACATGAAAGAGTACGCGCACAAAGCCTACGCCAAAAAAGGCGAAGCGATCGTAGAGATGAACTACAAGGCCATCGACATGGGCGCGGACGGGCTAGTTAAGGTCGAGGTTGATCCTAGCTGGGCAAATTTGACGGATGAAGCGAACGCGGAGGAAAAATACGTCGGCGACGAATTTATAGAAAAAATCGTTAAGCCTATCAACGCCGCTAGGGGCGATAGCTTGCCCGTTTCGGCGTTTGTGGGCTTTGAGGACGGACACTTTAAATCAGGCACGACGCAATACGAAAAACGCGGCATCGGCGTGATGGTGCCGAAGTGGATCGAGGGCAACTGTATCCAGTGTAATCAGTGCGCCTTCGTCTGCCCGCATGCGGTGATCCGCCCGTTTCTCATCGACGAAAACGAGCTCGCCGCCGCGCCGCAAACCGTGCAAGATCACGTCCTAGACGCCAAAGGCAAAGAGGTAAAAGGGCTAAAATACAAAATCCAAGTAAGCCCGCTTGACTGCACGGGCTGCGAGCTGTGCGCTCAAATTTGCCCGAGCAAGGAAAAATCGCTCGTCATGGTGCCGCTAGCCGAGGAGATGGAGCGACACGAGCAGGAAAACGCTGATTATTTATTTAAAAAAGTAACCTACAAAGACGACCTGATGAGCAAAGATAGCGTCAAGGGCGTGGGATTTGCGCAGCCGCTATTTGAGTTTCACGGCGCATGCCCGGGATGCGGCGAGACGCCTTATATCGGACTTGTTACGAGACTGTTCGGCGACCGCATGATAGTGGCAAACGCCACCGGATGTAGCTCGATCTACGGCGGTAGCGCGCCTTCGACGCCTTATACGACGAACAAAGAGGGCAAAGGCGTAGCGTGGGCGAATTCGCTGTTTGAGGATAATGCGGAGTTTGGTATGGGCATGAATGTCGCAGTAGAGACGCTGCGCCACCGTATAGAAGACGTAATGCTACGCACCAAAGATACCGCGCCAAACGCCTTAGCCGCGCTATACTCCGACTGGATCGCGTATAAAAACGACGGCGAGAAGACGACGCAAATAGCTAAAATTTTGACCCCTGTTTTGGAGCAAAATTTAAGCGTTCCCGGTGTAAAAGAAATTTTAGAACTAAAAAGATATCTCGTCAAAAAATCCCAGTGGATCATCGGCGGCGACGGCTGGGCGTACGACATCGGCTTTGGCGGGCTTGACCACGTGCTAGCTAGCGGCGAGAACGTAAACGTGCTCGTGCTAGATACCGAAGTCTACTCAAACACCGGCGGCCAAAGCTCAAAATCAAGCCGCGCTGGCTCGATAGCGCAGTTTACCGCTAGCGGCAAGCCGATGCAAAAAAAAGATCTAGGCTACATCGCAATGACCTACGGAAACATCTTCGTCGCGCAGATCAACTCAAACGCGAGCCAAGCAAACACGATAAAAGCCATCGCCGCAGCCGAAGCATACGATGGACCTAGCCTCGTGATTGCGTATTCGCCGTGCATCGCGCACGGTATAAAAGGCGGTATGGCCTACTCCGGCGATCAAGGCGAGCTAGCGACGAAATGCGGCTACTGGCCGACCTACGTCTACGATCCGCGCCTAATCAAAGAGGGCAAAAATCCGCTCAAAATGACCTCAAAAGAGCCTGATTGGTCGCTTTACGAGGAGTTTTTGCTAAACGAAGTTCGCTACAACTCGCTCAAAAAGACGAATCCGCAGCACGCAGACGAGCTGTTGGCTAAAAACAAGGCCGACGCGCAAAGACGCTACCGCCAGCTAAAACGCCTAAGTTTGGCTGACTTTAGCGACGAGATCGAGTCTAGCGCACCTGAGAGCGCCGAGGATACCTCTGCCGGCACCGCAGCCGAGTAA
- a CDS encoding DNA-deoxyinosine glycosylase, whose product MSQTHPFKPIFDKNSKILILGSFPSVVSRKLGFYYANPQNRFWRVLAEILNAPLPGSTDEKINFLLASRIAIYDAAISCEIKGSSDAKMTAVEPANLEPIFSGACIAQVYANGGKAHEICEKYLKTQVLNATGKPPLKLPSTSSANANFSFERLVQEWTVVAEALKDG is encoded by the coding sequence ATGAGCCAAACCCATCCTTTTAAACCGATTTTTGATAAAAACTCTAAAATTTTAATCCTCGGCTCCTTCCCTTCCGTGGTTTCTCGCAAGCTCGGATTTTACTACGCAAATCCGCAAAATCGCTTTTGGCGGGTGCTGGCTGAGATTTTAAATGCTCCGCTGCCAGGAAGCACGGATGAAAAGATAAATTTCCTACTCGCCAGCCGCATCGCCATCTACGATGCCGCGATCTCGTGCGAGATAAAGGGCTCGAGCGATGCTAAAATGACCGCCGTTGAGCCTGCAAATTTGGAGCCGATTTTTAGCGGAGCGTGCATAGCGCAAGTTTACGCAAACGGCGGCAAAGCGCACGAAATCTGCGAAAAATATCTAAAAACTCAAGTTTTAAACGCAACGGGCAAACCGCCCCTCAAGCTACCCTCGACTAGCTCGGCAAACGCAAATTTTAGCTTTGAAAGGCTCGTGCAAGAGTGGACGGTCGTCGCGGAGGCGCTAAAAGACGGCTAA
- a CDS encoding pentapeptide repeat-containing protein, translated as MGLDIDKILQEPREEIEQKELERFQEIGILNGNIDALYASGQNSEDCLIEKCTQYGQVFFFFKGFYLDQNSDSINHVNLEKYLQSDEFNIVLLFCDIVNNPKPIEDLNGIKRKVIIVNSRLPNISSCKFENEVFLHNITKDNTFSGCEFTKEVYVEGRAHFHSCTFNGDFISQNSGQDISFASSIFNKSFKLDTKNELGEVKFEAAHFKQKFTMDIGKFSVLDFSHTEFYCELNLYAKQFDGININFTNATFNQKLSFHRSIINCEMLFKEACFESNLIFTEAKFNDVVNLDKAKFKGKAQFRGTKFNRAILTETNFENKADFSNAIFNEKAYFTNAVFKADADFSSAIFADEARFFNVDFKGTAIFENTEIKGKTDFKTDKNLTFGKDVDFNNATFHDNAYFNNRVFEDFADFHEADFKKVACFYSVTFKKPVNFSSIIFNGALNFVNAKTDFTYKELKELIETQIKCDKSIDNIKRTNDFRDGFRLMKYNLNNKGNALDASLFHRLELYCKELELEFTLENTKDKNSEKSKEVKPADETKGSPKDKNRIEILLDLITLKLYRNISDHHTNLLRIINFMVLTIAAYGLCFYIFDIFLLETIIANPKALVFSIILCYIAGLIVYMNLDIKQSAVAVIATLICVFYGIS; from the coding sequence ATGGGTTTAGATATAGATAAAATTTTGCAAGAGCCAAGAGAAGAAATCGAGCAAAAAGAACTTGAGAGGTTTCAGGAGATTGGGATTCTCAATGGCAATATAGATGCTTTGTATGCGTCAGGGCAAAACAGTGAAGATTGTCTTATTGAAAAATGCACGCAATATGGACAAGTTTTTTTCTTTTTTAAAGGTTTTTACTTAGACCAAAATTCAGACTCCATCAACCATGTAAATTTAGAAAAATATCTGCAAAGTGACGAATTTAATATTGTTCTTTTATTTTGTGATATCGTAAATAATCCAAAACCCATAGAAGATTTAAATGGGATTAAACGGAAGGTAATAATTGTAAATTCCAGGCTTCCTAACATCAGCTCTTGTAAATTTGAAAATGAAGTATTTTTACATAATATCACTAAAGACAACACGTTTAGCGGATGCGAATTTACAAAAGAAGTTTACGTAGAAGGTCGTGCACATTTTCATTCATGTACATTTAACGGTGATTTTATATCTCAAAACTCTGGACAAGATATATCCTTTGCAAGTAGTATCTTTAATAAATCTTTTAAATTAGATACAAAAAATGAGTTGGGAGAGGTAAAATTTGAAGCCGCCCATTTTAAGCAAAAATTTACTATGGATATAGGGAAATTTAGTGTTCTAGATTTCTCACACACCGAATTTTATTGCGAGCTTAATTTATACGCAAAACAGTTTGACGGGATAAATATAAATTTTACCAATGCCACATTTAACCAAAAGCTAAGTTTTCATAGGAGCATAATCAACTGCGAAATGCTTTTCAAAGAAGCTTGTTTTGAAAGTAACTTAATTTTCACAGAAGCAAAATTTAATGATGTAGTAAATTTAGATAAAGCAAAATTTAAAGGAAAGGCGCAATTTCGCGGAACTAAATTTAACAGAGCGATACTAACTGAAACAAATTTTGAAAATAAAGCCGACTTTTCAAATGCGATATTCAACGAAAAAGCATATTTTACAAATGCCGTTTTTAAGGCAGATGCAGACTTTAGCTCTGCTATTTTCGCCGATGAAGCACGGTTTTTTAATGTAGATTTTAAAGGCACGGCAATCTTTGAAAATACCGAAATTAAAGGTAAAACAGACTTCAAGACGGATAAAAATCTTACTTTTGGAAAAGATGTAGATTTTAATAATGCAACTTTTCACGATAATGCTTATTTTAATAATAGAGTTTTTGAGGATTTTGCCGATTTTCACGAGGCTGATTTTAAAAAAGTCGCTTGCTTTTATAGCGTAACTTTTAAAAAACCGGTTAATTTCTCATCAATTATTTTCAACGGCGCTTTAAATTTCGTAAATGCAAAAACGGATTTTACTTACAAAGAGCTTAAAGAGCTTATCGAGACTCAAATCAAATGCGATAAAAGCATCGATAATATAAAAAGAACAAATGATTTTAGAGATGGTTTTAGGCTTATGAAATACAACTTAAACAACAAAGGCAATGCGCTAGATGCAAGCTTGTTTCACCGCCTAGAACTATATTGCAAAGAGCTAGAATTAGAATTTACCCTTGAAAACACAAAGGATAAAAATAGTGAAAAAAGTAAAGAAGTGAAACCTGCCGATGAAACAAAAGGCTCACCTAAAGATAAAAATCGTATCGAGATTTTGTTAGATTTGATAACGCTAAAATTATATAGAAATATCAGCGACCATCATACGAATTTACTACGAATTATAAATTTTATGGTTTTAACTATCGCAGCATATGGGCTATGTTTTTATATTTTTGATATTTTTTTATTGGAAACGATAATCGCCAATCCCAAAGCGCTAGTATTTTCTATAATACTATGTTATATAGCCGGATTAATAGTATATATGAATCTTGACATTAAACAAAGTGCGGTAGCAGTGATAGCAACCCTCATATGCGTCTTTTACGGTATAAGCTAA
- a CDS encoding toxin-antitoxin system YwqK family antitoxin, which produces MKILKFLFLLPFLAIGAQALEPKVVMKPEASLKNGLYYVKGKPYDGTLKMLRYSVEDLYDVNAMGMVYPRLKPLPPTLIREIDVQGGTAVRYRDYFDGRDKPSNEYQLKNGVREGTAKHYHADSGALMGESEYKNDVRDGRYRRYYFDEGGALKQEGFFKADKREGVFTDYYVSGEVSARSPYAGGLRNGEDVDYYKSGKIRGKRTYKNDKREGAETWYYESGAVEETGEYKNDRKNGVWKRFYENGKTRVVENYKDGEKDGVAREYYGGGKLRGEYEYKDGRQTGVGLDYYESGALAAKVMFKNGRYHGLYEEYHENSKLKAKVIFEDGLEVGEAHHYYANGKLEAEGEFERGRLVRAKKYDEAGKLISDKSDKNGLPRE; this is translated from the coding sequence GTGAAAATCCTAAAATTTCTATTTTTGCTTCCGTTTCTAGCGATCGGTGCGCAAGCTCTAGAGCCAAAAGTCGTAATGAAGCCCGAAGCGAGCCTAAAAAACGGGCTTTACTACGTAAAAGGTAAGCCCTACGACGGCACGCTTAAGATGCTTCGATACAGCGTAGAGGACCTATATGACGTAAATGCGATGGGCATGGTCTATCCGAGGCTAAAACCGCTACCGCCCACGCTTATACGCGAGATAGACGTGCAGGGCGGCACGGCGGTGCGATATAGAGACTATTTTGACGGCAGAGACAAGCCCTCAAACGAATACCAGCTAAAAAACGGCGTCCGCGAGGGCACGGCTAAGCACTACCATGCAGATAGCGGCGCGCTAATGGGCGAGAGCGAATACAAAAATGACGTCCGCGATGGGCGCTACCGCCGCTACTACTTTGACGAGGGCGGCGCGTTAAAGCAGGAGGGCTTTTTCAAGGCGGACAAGCGAGAGGGCGTTTTCACCGACTATTACGTTAGCGGCGAGGTTAGCGCGCGCAGCCCGTACGCGGGCGGGCTACGAAACGGCGAGGACGTAGACTACTACAAAAGCGGCAAAATCCGCGGCAAGCGAACGTATAAGAACGACAAGCGAGAGGGCGCAGAGACGTGGTACTACGAAAGCGGCGCCGTGGAGGAGACGGGCGAATATAAAAATGACCGCAAAAACGGCGTTTGGAAGCGATTTTACGAAAACGGCAAAACGCGCGTGGTAGAAAATTATAAAGACGGCGAAAAGGACGGCGTCGCGCGCGAATACTACGGGGGCGGCAAGCTCAGAGGCGAATACGAGTATAAAGACGGCCGCCAAACGGGTGTGGGGCTGGACTACTACGAGAGCGGGGCGCTGGCTGCAAAGGTAATGTTTAAAAACGGGCGCTATCACGGACTGTACGAGGAGTATCACGAAAACAGCAAGCTAAAAGCCAAAGTGATATTTGAGGACGGGCTGGAGGTCGGCGAGGCGCACCACTACTACGCAAACGGCAAACTCGAAGCCGAGGGGGAGTTTGAGCGCGGTAGGCTCGTGCGTGCCAAAAAATACGACGAAGCAGGTAAGCTAATCAGCGACAAGTCCGATAAAAATGGACTGCCGAGGGAGTAA
- the dcuC gene encoding C4-dicarboxylate transporter DcuC, with translation MHTLGLIIALLTLFVVGWAILKGKYATFVLLLSGVIMLVSSVILDTGKFLPEKVNSTGNSLLDVVEFIRYMLSNNFSQLGLLIMLMVGFASYMTHIGANQAFVGIATKRFKAIKSPYFMIFIAFCVAKLISMVITSAVGLGVLCLALLGPVLISLGLNKLSVGSICAMSGASSMVLLGSSTAAAAKATELEVLDYVFIYKIPAALPTVLVIGIALVLWNRYLDKKEGWVCSEHIGESISFDDKVDVPKEQAPMIYALLPFLPMILVVVFSPYCLKTIKLNISSVIILSMIIAMVFEAFRHKFSFEKLGEGLKVFFNAMAKSLSGVVMLVVAAGIFAEGFKALGMLDAIVNLAKSIGFGGLGMSILFVFITTIVTIIAGSNGASFYPLLNMVPNIAKSLNINSVMLVLPMHQASTIARPLSPVSGVVVAISGMLHISPLSLIKRCSVPAILGLISHHIFVFLLSF, from the coding sequence ATGCATACTCTTGGTCTAATCATAGCCTTACTTACGCTTTTTGTTGTAGGCTGGGCGATTTTAAAAGGCAAATACGCCACTTTCGTGCTTTTACTCTCTGGCGTTATCATGCTTGTCTCTTCGGTCATTCTTGATACGGGAAAATTTTTACCAGAAAAGGTAAATAGCACTGGAAATTCCTTACTGGATGTAGTTGAGTTTATCCGCTATATGCTCTCAAATAATTTTTCGCAACTTGGACTTTTGATCATGTTAATGGTCGGTTTTGCAAGTTATATGACTCATATCGGAGCAAATCAAGCCTTTGTAGGCATCGCCACAAAAAGGTTTAAAGCCATAAAAAGCCCATATTTTATGATATTCATAGCTTTTTGCGTAGCAAAACTTATAAGCATGGTAATAACCAGTGCGGTTGGACTTGGCGTGCTTTGTCTTGCACTTCTTGGACCAGTTCTTATATCACTAGGACTAAATAAACTAAGCGTTGGTAGTATTTGTGCGATGAGTGGAGCTAGCTCAATGGTGCTTCTTGGCTCATCGACAGCTGCTGCTGCAAAAGCAACTGAACTTGAGGTGCTTGATTATGTTTTTATCTATAAAATTCCAGCGGCTCTTCCAACTGTACTCGTGATCGGCATTGCATTAGTTCTTTGGAATAGATACTTAGACAAAAAAGAAGGTTGGGTTTGTAGTGAGCATATAGGAGAGAGCATTAGTTTTGACGATAAGGTAGATGTTCCAAAAGAGCAAGCACCTATGATCTATGCTCTTTTACCATTTTTACCGATGATTTTAGTAGTAGTTTTTTCGCCATATTGCTTAAAAACTATAAAACTAAACATATCAAGCGTCATAATCCTTTCTATGATAATTGCTATGGTTTTTGAAGCATTTAGGCATAAATTTAGCTTTGAAAAGCTTGGCGAAGGGCTAAAAGTATTTTTTAATGCCATGGCAAAAAGCTTAAGCGGTGTTGTTATGCTAGTTGTGGCAGCTGGTATATTTGCTGAAGGCTTTAAAGCTCTTGGTATGCTTGATGCTATTGTAAATTTGGCAAAAAGCATAGGTTTTGGAGGGCTTGGCATGTCTATACTTTTTGTATTTATAACAACCATTGTTACAATCATAGCTGGCTCAAATGGTGCAAGCTTTTATCCACTTTTAAACATGGTACCAAATATAGCTAAGAGCTTAAATATCAACTCTGTTATGCTAGTGCTTCCTATGCATCAAGCCTCCACAATAGCTAGACCACTTTCACCTGTCTCTGGCGTAGTGGTAGCCATTTCAGGTATGCTTCACATTAGCCCGCTCTCGCTCATTAAAAGATGTAGCGTGCCAGCTATTTTAGGTCTTATAAGCCACCATATATTTGTATTTTTACTATCATTTTAA
- a CDS encoding peptidase M3 — protein sequence MRWSFDDSYVDFDSEIFTSSFENLKAQNENLVKFLNNSELTKAIISYEEAYKEAASLLAFCRCKSSDNTKDELASKFELKIKEQKAKLDTAKEILFDKFDSLKSDDKIFQSTQFKHIKFLYLEHKNSKSKIRKKSERYFFANLALTNFFPLFANFRHLNNLINISATNKNANTQSYNLAKCMGILKGSDDEILRKNVFDALSSHYDKFSDLYLDILNMLHGFRLAKFKAAKVDFLTPSLEENKMSLDTLNAMQEAISKRVEKIRECVRVRASFLGGKSMRSCDLLAPYPLSKHSEISHDEAIKIIKKALKPLGEDSFIKLMIDKHWIESDVRENKAGGAFFVSLPKFKQPRIFTTYMNTLSHLIQQAHELGHAWHYYLMRDLPVLSANFPMSLAESASTFNETLLRNELKKDDSLRVEILWQELKSAANFLLHISVRYEFETGFIKLRQKGQVSKKDASDLLKQAWDKFYKDSTSDVEEFLPYFKPHFYKTDNYIYNYPYSVGYLLSQFFLSEFKKDEVKFCKIYKQFLIECGTKSVEELMKKHFKKDTTKCEFWLIGIDEALKNLDEFKKVVAV from the coding sequence ATGAGATGGAGCTTTGATGATTCTTATGTAGATTTTGATAGCGAAATTTTTACCTCATCGTTTGAAAATCTAAAAGCACAAAATGAAAATTTGGTTAAATTTTTAAACAATAGCGAGCTTACCAAAGCTATCATCTCATACGAAGAAGCATACAAAGAAGCAGCTAGCCTACTCGCATTTTGTCGTTGTAAAAGTAGCGATAATACAAAAGATGAGCTAGCTAGTAAATTTGAGCTAAAAATAAAAGAGCAAAAAGCTAAACTTGATACGGCAAAGGAGATACTTTTTGATAAATTTGATAGCCTAAAAAGTGATGATAAAATTTTTCAAAGCACTCAATTTAAACATATAAAATTTCTATATTTAGAACATAAAAATAGCAAGAGCAAAATACGAAAAAAGAGTGAAAGATATTTTTTTGCAAATTTAGCGCTCACAAATTTTTTTCCACTTTTTGCAAATTTTAGACATCTAAATAATTTAATAAATATCTCTGCTACCAATAAAAATGCAAATACACAAAGCTATAATCTTGCAAAATGTATGGGTATATTAAAAGGATCAGATGATGAAATTTTACGCAAAAATGTGTTTGATGCTCTGAGTTCTCACTATGATAAATTTTCCGATCTTTATCTTGATATCTTAAATATGCTTCATGGATTTAGACTGGCTAAATTTAAGGCAGCAAAAGTTGATTTTTTAACTCCAAGCCTTGAAGAAAATAAAATGAGCCTTGACACTTTAAACGCCATGCAAGAAGCCATTAGCAAAAGAGTTGAAAAAATAAGAGAATGCGTAAGAGTAAGAGCTAGTTTTTTAGGTGGCAAAAGTATGAGAAGTTGCGATCTTTTGGCACCTTATCCACTTAGCAAGCACAGTGAAATTTCTCATGACGAGGCTATTAAAATCATCAAAAAAGCATTAAAACCACTGGGTGAAGATAGTTTTATCAAGCTTATGATAGACAAACACTGGATAGAAAGCGATGTACGAGAAAATAAAGCTGGCGGAGCATTTTTTGTGAGTTTGCCAAAATTTAAGCAACCAAGAATTTTTACCACCTACATGAATACTCTTTCACACTTAATCCAGCAAGCTCATGAGCTTGGGCATGCTTGGCACTACTACTTGATGCGTGATCTTCCAGTTTTAAGTGCAAATTTTCCAATGAGCTTAGCCGAGAGTGCGAGTACATTTAATGAAACTCTTTTACGAAATGAACTAAAAAAAGATGACTCACTTAGGGTAGAAATTTTATGGCAGGAGCTAAAAAGCGCTGCAAATTTTTTACTTCATATAAGCGTTAGATACGAGTTTGAGACTGGTTTTATAAAGCTGCGACAAAAAGGTCAAGTCAGCAAAAAAGACGCAAGCGATCTTTTAAAACAAGCTTGGGATAAATTTTATAAAGATAGCACGAGCGATGTTGAAGAATTTTTGCCATATTTTAAACCACATTTTTATAAAACAGATAATTATATCTACAACTACCCTTATAGTGTCGGCTATTTGCTATCACAATTCTTTCTAAGTGAGTTTAAAAAAGACGAAGTAAAATTTTGCAAAATTTATAAACAATTTTTAATAGAGTGTGGCACAAAAAGCGTGGAAGAGCTAATGAAAAAACACTTTAAAAAAGATACGACAAAGTGTGAATTTTGGCTGATTGGCATAGATGAAGCACTAAAAAATTTAGATGAGTTTAAAAAGGTAGTGGCTGTATAA
- a CDS encoding Sua5 YciO YrdC YwlC family protein — MIFLAQTDTTAGFLSKDYKEINKAKMRDENKPCLITTAKFSVLNELVRVPKKYKNFIRHSRKATFLYPNLKAIRVVKECEHEKFLAKFDWLYSSSANKNGQNFNEAWAMSVADEIVDDHFFEDAPSKIYKISPKKIKRLR; from the coding sequence ATGATATTTCTAGCACAAACCGATACGACAGCTGGCTTTTTGAGTAAAGATTATAAAGAGATAAATAAGGCCAAAATGCGTGATGAGAATAAACCTTGCCTTATCACGACGGCAAAATTTAGCGTTTTAAATGAGCTTGTTAGAGTGCCAAAAAAATATAAAAATTTTATACGCCATTCAAGAAAAGCCACATTTTTGTATCCAAATTTAAAGGCTATTAGAGTCGTAAAAGAGTGCGAGCACGAAAAATTTTTAGCTAAATTTGACTGGCTTTATTCAAGCAGTGCGAACAAAAATGGGCAAAATTTTAATGAAGCTTGGGCTATGAGCGTGGCTGATGAAATAGTAGATGATCATTTTTTCGAAGATGCTCCATCAAAAATTTATAAAATTTCTCCAAAAAAAATAAAACGTTTAAGATAA